A stretch of the Psychroserpens sp. Hel_I_66 genome encodes the following:
- a CDS encoding glycosyltransferase family 2 protein, which yields MKLSIIILNYNVRYFLELCIKSVEAALIHIDAEIIVIDNLSKDDSCEMVRKKFPKVKLIENTKNYGFTKGNNIAVAEAKGEYICILNPDTVVAEDTFETLLKFSEEKNNIGIVGCRLLDGQGRFLPESKRYLPTPMVAIKKMLGLTDSYYVKELNEVEVGEIPVLVGAFMFLKKSLYNKVGGFDEDYFMYGEDVDLSYKVSSSGYQNWYNGLTTILHYKGESTLKDKVYAKRFYGAMQLFYKKHFKKNVLFNIMVWFGVRFATLVQKDSPALKSSPKQFVFISEEKNNDLERTLNKPLEIKMEFDGYQDGIEYIFDNNYLNFKSIIEIMSNTPKNCTATYKILPKNSNFIIGSNSSTKRGEVIIFEKN from the coding sequence TTGAAACTTTCTATCATTATATTAAATTACAATGTGCGCTATTTTTTGGAGCTCTGCATCAAAAGTGTCGAGGCTGCATTAATACACATTGATGCTGAAATCATCGTCATCGATAATTTGTCTAAAGATGACAGCTGCGAAATGGTGAGAAAAAAATTTCCGAAAGTAAAATTAATAGAGAACACTAAAAATTACGGATTTACAAAAGGAAATAATATCGCGGTAGCAGAAGCAAAAGGCGAATATATTTGTATTCTTAACCCAGATACCGTAGTTGCAGAAGATACGTTTGAGACGCTTTTGAAATTTTCCGAAGAAAAAAATAATATCGGTATTGTTGGTTGTAGACTATTAGATGGTCAAGGTCGTTTTTTGCCAGAGAGCAAGCGTTATTTGCCAACCCCTATGGTAGCAATAAAGAAGATGTTGGGTTTAACAGATTCTTATTACGTTAAAGAACTTAATGAGGTTGAGGTTGGTGAAATTCCAGTTTTGGTTGGCGCGTTTATGTTTTTGAAAAAATCACTCTATAATAAAGTAGGTGGTTTTGATGAAGATTATTTTATGTATGGTGAAGATGTTGACCTGTCATATAAAGTAAGTAGTTCGGGATATCAAAATTGGTACAACGGTTTGACGACAATTTTACATTATAAAGGGGAAAGTACATTAAAAGATAAAGTTTACGCCAAGCGGTTTTATGGGGCAATGCAATTGTTCTATAAAAAACATTTTAAAAAAAATGTTTTATTTAATATTATGGTTTGGTTTGGAGTGCGATTTGCAACTCTTGTCCAAAAAGATTCTCCAGCACTTAAAAGTAGTCCAAAACAATTTGTTTTTATTTCCGAAGAAAAAAATAATGATTTAGAAAGGACTTTAAATAAGCCCTTAGAGATCAAAATGGAGTTTGATGGTTATCAAGATGGGATAGAATATATTTTTGATAATAACTACCTCAATTTTAAGTCAATCATCGAGATCATGTCCAATACACCTAAAAATTGTACCGCTACCTATAAGATTCTACCAAAAAATTCTAACTTTATCATTGGAAGTAACAGTTCCACAAAACGAGGAGAAGTTATTATCTTTGAAAAGAATTAA
- a CDS encoding T9SS type A sorting domain-containing protein — protein MKNYYLLLVFLLSVTLLSAQDYKQMISEGTHTVQDIQSVAEAHFAQVGTERGKGYKPYKRWEYQALRQMDENGMLPSPEFYFNELENYNNYLNENFASARTTVGSWEQLGPTSWNATSGWNPGVGRITSIAVEPANPSHIIAGADTGGVWRSIDGGLSWTVLTDNLSNLNVSALTIHPTINTTYFWGSNSGTIFISTDSGSTWNFLADIGNGNVNKILIDPSNTNKMYCSVQGGGIFKSINGGLNWTLINPAATIGFDVEFKPDGTYSTIYATGNEVFVSTNSGNSWTSIPGFNNGPKMIGVSAENPEVVYVLEANNGAFGKLYKSINSFVTFSTLNHIGKNYFGYSSDPEDPDDANFGQAPRDMDIAVNPLDANDVHIAGINSWRSTNGGTNFSITSQWTPNNASGQNIGYCHADIDILKFVGNPTDGYKLYVGSDGGIYVADNPTVINSSYYRDLTAGMGIRQFYKIGISQTDPVIVTGGSQDNGTSLMDANGDWTDWLGADGMEGFVDKNNSSIVYGTSQNGGLYKSFNGGLNITYLSSPENKSGNWITPFEQDPITPNVIYTGYDEVYKSTNGGSTWASISQNFGGNLNHLKIAPSNSNYQYAARGNNLYKNTFVGIVNSWSSLNGFSGSINSIAIHPTDPSRVAIATTGSQRVYVSTNGGNSWTSYKLNLPNFSAQALVWHDNGENGLYLGMDYGIYYIDDTYTEWQPFSNGLPNVIISELEINTTNNKIYAGTYGRGLWASDVFDATLSLDNFALETFNVYPNPAKNNVTINWNKSDLVSVRIFDASGKLTYFTKNVNIYEPKTIDVSNYSTGLYFVKINNLEGSVTKKLMIQ, from the coding sequence ATGAAAAATTACTACCTACTACTTGTTTTTTTGTTGTCTGTTACGTTATTATCTGCTCAAGATTATAAGCAGATGATTTCCGAGGGCACTCACACCGTTCAAGACATACAGTCTGTTGCCGAAGCACATTTTGCTCAAGTGGGAACCGAGCGTGGAAAAGGATACAAACCTTATAAACGTTGGGAGTACCAAGCTTTAAGACAAATGGATGAAAACGGGATGCTGCCATCACCAGAATTCTATTTCAACGAATTGGAAAATTATAATAATTATTTAAATGAAAACTTTGCTTCTGCTAGAACAACCGTGGGCTCATGGGAGCAGTTAGGTCCTACATCCTGGAATGCAACAAGTGGCTGGAATCCTGGTGTTGGTCGCATAACGTCAATAGCAGTAGAACCCGCAAATCCTAGCCATATTATTGCAGGTGCAGATACAGGAGGGGTTTGGAGATCTATTGATGGTGGTTTAAGTTGGACGGTTTTGACAGATAACCTATCTAATTTAAATGTCTCGGCATTGACAATTCATCCAACAATAAATACAACTTATTTTTGGGGTTCTAATAGTGGAACTATTTTTATCTCAACAGATAGTGGATCGACATGGAATTTTTTAGCTGATATTGGAAATGGAAATGTAAACAAAATTCTTATTGACCCATCAAATACTAATAAAATGTATTGTTCTGTTCAAGGTGGTGGGATTTTTAAATCTATAAATGGAGGTTTAAATTGGACTTTAATTAATCCTGCAGCAACAATAGGATTTGATGTTGAGTTTAAACCAGATGGAACATACAGTACAATTTACGCAACTGGAAATGAGGTCTTTGTTTCAACTAATTCTGGTAATAGCTGGACAAGTATTCCGGGATTTAATAACGGACCAAAAATGATAGGTGTTTCAGCAGAAAATCCAGAAGTAGTTTATGTTTTAGAAGCAAATAATGGTGCCTTCGGAAAATTATATAAGTCGATTAATTCTTTCGTTACATTCTCAACATTGAACCATATTGGGAAAAATTATTTTGGGTATAGTTCAGATCCAGAAGATCCAGATGACGCAAATTTTGGTCAAGCACCAAGGGATATGGATATTGCAGTAAACCCATTAGATGCTAATGATGTGCATATTGCTGGAATTAATTCTTGGAGATCTACAAATGGCGGTACTAATTTTTCAATTACTTCGCAATGGACACCAAATAACGCATCTGGTCAAAATATTGGCTATTGCCATGCAGATATTGATATTTTAAAATTTGTTGGTAATCCAACAGACGGTTATAAATTGTACGTTGGAAGTGATGGAGGAATTTATGTTGCAGATAATCCAACAGTAATAAACAGTTCTTATTACAGGGATCTAACAGCGGGAATGGGAATTCGTCAATTTTACAAAATTGGGATAAGCCAAACAGATCCTGTAATCGTAACTGGAGGTTCTCAAGATAATGGGACTTCTCTAATGGATGCAAATGGTGATTGGACAGATTGGTTGGGAGCTGATGGTATGGAAGGTTTTGTTGATAAAAACAATTCTAGCATTGTTTATGGAACGTCTCAAAATGGAGGTCTTTATAAATCGTTTAATGGTGGATTAAACATAACATATTTAAGTAGTCCAGAAAATAAATCAGGTAATTGGATTACTCCATTTGAGCAGGATCCAATCACACCAAATGTTATTTACACAGGATATGACGAGGTTTACAAATCTACAAATGGAGGTAGTACTTGGGCGAGTATATCTCAGAATTTTGGGGGTAATCTAAATCATCTTAAAATAGCACCATCAAATAGTAATTATCAATATGCAGCAAGAGGTAATAACTTATATAAAAATACTTTTGTTGGAATTGTGAATTCATGGTCTTCATTAAATGGTTTTTCGGGTTCAATAAATTCTATTGCAATACATCCAACAGATCCAAGTCGAGTTGCAATTGCTACCACAGGAAGTCAAAGGGTTTATGTGTCCACAAATGGTGGGAATTCTTGGACGTCTTACAAACTGAATTTACCAAACTTCAGCGCACAAGCATTGGTGTGGCATGATAATGGAGAAAATGGACTTTACTTGGGTATGGATTATGGTATTTACTATATTGATGACACTTATACAGAGTGGCAACCATTTAGCAATGGCCTACCTAATGTGATCATTAGCGAACTTGAAATTAACACAACCAACAATAAGATTTATGCAGGAACTTATGGTCGAGGTTTGTGGGCGTCAGATGTTTTTGATGCTACTTTAAGCCTAGATAATTTTGCATTGGAAACTTTTAATGTGTATCCAAATCCTGCAAAAAATAATGTAACAATTAATTGGAATAAAAGTGATTTAGTATCCGTAAGAATTTTTGATGCTTCAGGTAAACTCACATATTTCACAAAAAATGTAAATATTTACGAACCTAAAACAATTGATGTTTCAAATTATTCAACCGGTTTGTACTTTGTAAAAATTAATAACCTAGAAGGATCTGTTACAAAAAAATTGATGATTCAATAG
- a CDS encoding 3-oxoacyl-ACP synthase III family protein, with translation MYNSKIIGLGHYVPDNVVTNDNLSKMMDTSDEWIQERTGIKERRWAIEGSEDTTSGMGVKAAKIAIERAGIDKDDIDFIVFATLSPDMYFPGPGVQVQHALDIKTVGALDVRNQCSGFVYALSVADNFIKTGMYKNVLVIGSELHSHGLDKTTRGRGVTVIFGDGAGAAVLTREEDTSKGILSTHLHSQGEHAEELVLVAPGMGKRWVNDILADNDPNDESYFPHMNGQFVFKNAVVRFSEVIMEGLQKNKLQFDDIDMLIPHQANLRIAQFIQKKFKLEDDQVFNNIQKYGNTTAASIPIALTEAWEEGKIKDGDTVVLAAFGSGFTWGSVIMKW, from the coding sequence ATGTACAATTCCAAGATAATAGGATTGGGACATTATGTTCCAGACAATGTGGTGACCAATGATAATTTATCCAAAATGATGGATACGAGTGATGAGTGGATCCAAGAACGAACAGGTATAAAAGAACGTCGTTGGGCAATTGAAGGCTCTGAGGACACAACATCTGGAATGGGAGTGAAGGCTGCAAAAATTGCCATCGAACGTGCAGGAATTGATAAAGATGATATTGATTTTATCGTGTTTGCAACCTTAAGCCCAGACATGTATTTTCCTGGTCCTGGTGTGCAGGTACAACATGCGCTGGATATTAAAACGGTTGGTGCTTTGGATGTGCGTAATCAATGTTCTGGTTTTGTATATGCGCTTTCTGTTGCCGATAATTTTATCAAAACCGGTATGTATAAAAATGTACTTGTTATTGGTAGTGAGCTGCATTCCCACGGTTTGGATAAAACCACTCGAGGGAGAGGAGTTACCGTAATTTTTGGTGATGGTGCAGGCGCTGCGGTATTGACGAGAGAAGAAGATACGAGTAAAGGTATTTTATCAACACACCTACATTCTCAAGGTGAACACGCAGAGGAGTTGGTGCTTGTTGCACCAGGTATGGGAAAACGTTGGGTAAATGATATCCTTGCAGATAATGACCCGAATGATGAAAGTTATTTCCCTCACATGAACGGACAGTTTGTATTTAAAAATGCTGTGGTTCGTTTTAGTGAAGTCATTATGGAAGGTTTGCAAAAAAACAAGCTGCAATTTGATGATATTGATATGTTGATTCCGCATCAAGCGAATTTGCGTATCGCGCAGTTTATTCAAAAGAAATTTAAGTTAGAGGACGACCAAGTGTTCAATAACATTCAAAAATACGGTAATACAACTGCTGCATCTATTCCAATTGCATTGACCGAAGCTTGGGAAGAAGGAAAAATTAAAGATGGTGATACGGTGGTATTGGCTGCTTTTGGTAGTGGATTTACTTGGGGAAGTGTGATTATGAAGTGGTAA
- a CDS encoding sodium:solute symporter, with protein sequence MSTNVIILLILAYFGVLILISFLTGKTSGNAAFFKANKQSPWYVVAFGMIGASLSGVTFISVPGWIEASQFSYMQVVLGYIVGYLVIGTILLPLYYRLNLTSIYTYLETRFGNYAYKTGASFFLISRVVGASFRLYLVANVLQIILFDDLGVSFWQTVTITVLLIWLYTFKSGIKTIVWTDTLQTLFMLIAVGVAIYFVSDSLNIEGGNVLNFVLDSDLSKVFFFEDYKSANYFWKQFISGAFIAIVMTGLDQDMMQKNLTCRSLKDAQKNMFWFTIVLTVVNFVFLSLGLLLTVYAQQNGIDAHKDELFPILAKNHLGTTVFVFFLLGLIAAAYSSADSALTSLTTSFSIDILDIEKKYSEEKQVTIRKRIHIAISFVLILVIVAFKYIIQDESVIQKLFVFAGYTYGPLLGLYAFGLFTKWNVKDKLVPVIAILSPILSYVISVNSLKWLGFEFGFFILILNGFLTFLGLILIRRQHD encoded by the coding sequence ATGTCGACGAACGTCATAATTTTACTTATTCTAGCTTATTTTGGAGTATTGATTCTAATCTCGTTTCTTACTGGGAAAACTTCAGGAAATGCTGCGTTTTTTAAAGCAAACAAACAATCGCCATGGTATGTTGTCGCATTTGGGATGATAGGCGCTTCACTCTCTGGCGTGACATTTATTTCTGTTCCTGGATGGATTGAGGCTTCACAGTTTAGCTATATGCAGGTTGTTCTTGGCTATATTGTGGGTTATTTGGTAATCGGAACCATTCTCCTACCGTTATATTACAGACTTAATCTCACCTCTATTTACACATATTTAGAAACGAGATTTGGAAATTATGCCTATAAAACCGGTGCATCTTTTTTCTTGATTTCAAGAGTGGTTGGAGCGAGTTTTAGATTGTACTTGGTTGCAAACGTATTACAAATTATTTTATTTGATGATTTAGGCGTGAGCTTTTGGCAAACAGTAACTATAACCGTTTTATTGATTTGGCTCTACACTTTTAAATCTGGAATTAAAACAATTGTTTGGACAGATACTTTACAAACGCTCTTTATGCTTATAGCTGTTGGAGTTGCCATTTATTTTGTAAGTGATTCGCTAAATATTGAAGGAGGAAACGTTTTAAACTTCGTTTTGGATAGTGACTTGTCAAAAGTCTTCTTTTTTGAAGACTATAAATCTGCCAATTATTTTTGGAAACAGTTTATTTCTGGTGCCTTTATTGCGATTGTGATGACAGGACTGGATCAAGATATGATGCAAAAAAACCTGACTTGTCGTTCACTTAAAGATGCCCAAAAAAACATGTTTTGGTTTACAATTGTACTCACAGTAGTCAATTTTGTGTTTTTAAGCTTGGGTCTGCTGCTAACTGTGTATGCACAACAAAACGGAATTGACGCACATAAAGATGAACTATTCCCGATTTTGGCAAAAAATCATTTGGGGACTACCGTCTTTGTGTTTTTCTTATTGGGATTAATCGCAGCTGCTTACAGCAGTGCAGACAGTGCTTTGACGTCACTAACCACATCTTTTAGCATTGACATTTTGGATATTGAGAAAAAATATTCCGAAGAAAAACAAGTAACCATTAGAAAACGCATTCATATTGCCATTTCATTTGTACTCATTTTAGTCATTGTGGCATTTAAATATATTATCCAAGATGAAAGTGTCATCCAGAAACTCTTTGTTTTTGCGGGTTACACCTATGGACCGCTCTTAGGGCTTTACGCTTTTGGCTTATTCACCAAATGGAATGTCAAGGATAAATTAGTTCCTGTTATCGCCATATTATCTCCCATTCTATCCTATGTGATAAGTGTGAACAGTTTAAAATGGCTTGGCTTTGAATTTGGTTTCTTTATTCTAATTTTAAACGGATTTCTAACCTTTTTAGGATTAATATTGATTCGTCGACAACATGACTAA
- the recR gene encoding recombination mediator RecR has protein sequence MEFSSKLLENAVNEMSQLPGIGKRTALRLVLHLLRQPKEQTLNFANALSTMRNDIKFCKSCHNISDTDLCEICSNPNRIENIVCVVEDIRDVMAIENTSSFKGLYHVLGGKISPMDGIGPNELNIQSLVEKVKQNKITELIFALGSTMEGDTTNFYIYKQIQDYEVQTSTIARGISVGNELEYTDEVTLGRSIINRIPFEASLKS, from the coding sequence ATGGAATTTTCTTCAAAATTATTGGAAAATGCAGTGAATGAAATGTCACAATTACCAGGTATTGGTAAACGTACAGCATTACGTTTGGTCTTACATTTACTGCGCCAACCCAAAGAACAAACTTTAAATTTTGCAAATGCATTGAGTACCATGCGTAATGATATAAAATTTTGCAAAAGCTGCCATAATATAAGTGATACAGATTTGTGCGAAATATGCTCGAACCCTAATAGAATTGAAAATATTGTATGTGTAGTTGAAGATATTAGAGACGTTATGGCAATAGAGAATACAAGTTCGTTTAAAGGTTTATATCACGTTTTGGGCGGAAAAATCTCACCAATGGATGGTATAGGTCCAAATGAATTGAATATTCAGTCTTTAGTTGAAAAAGTAAAACAAAATAAAATAACCGAACTCATTTTTGCGTTAGGGTCTACAATGGAAGGTGATACAACAAATTTCTACATATATAAACAAATTCAAGATTACGAGGTGCAAACATCTACTATAGCGCGAGGTATTTCCGTTGGAAATGAGCTCGAATACACAGATGAGGTCACCCTTGGCAGAAGTATTATTAATAGAATTCCTTTTGAAGCTTCTCTAAAATCTTAA
- a CDS encoding dihydrolipoamide acetyltransferase family protein produces MAKFELKLPKMGESVAEATITSWLKNVGDTIEADEAVFEIATDKVDSEVPSEVDGVLVEKLFDVDDVVQVGQTIAVIETDGDESEPVKTETPEPVNEDAQEPISVAEVSKTVAVAQDTVAPITNSGDRFYSPLVRNIAKQEGISQTELDHISGSGKDGRVTKNDILSYIENRSSQPATKTEAVKETPKTVTAQDKKPEVKKEKAAVVASGEDEIIEMTRMGKLIAHHMVESVQTAAHVQSFIEADVTKIWNWRKKVKDGFFKREGENLTFTPIFMEAVAKALRDFPMMNISLQGDTVVKKKHINLGMAAALPDGNLIVPVIKDADQLNLVGMTKKVNDLAGRARDNKLKPDDISGGTYTVTNVGTFGSIMGTPIINQPQVGILALGAIRKVPAVVETPEGDFIGIRYRMFLSHSYDHRVVNGALGGQFVKAVKDYLEAWDSNREI; encoded by the coding sequence ATGGCAAAATTTGAACTAAAACTTCCTAAAATGGGAGAGAGTGTTGCAGAGGCAACAATAACATCTTGGTTGAAGAATGTTGGTGATACCATTGAAGCAGACGAGGCAGTTTTTGAAATTGCTACAGATAAAGTAGATAGCGAAGTCCCAAGTGAGGTTGATGGTGTATTGGTAGAAAAACTATTTGATGTTGACGATGTGGTACAAGTAGGTCAAACCATCGCTGTTATTGAGACAGATGGTGATGAGAGCGAACCTGTAAAAACTGAAACTCCTGAGCCAGTTAATGAGGATGCGCAAGAGCCAATATCGGTTGCAGAAGTGTCTAAAACGGTTGCAGTTGCTCAAGACACCGTTGCTCCAATCACAAATTCTGGAGATCGTTTTTATTCTCCTTTGGTTAGAAACATAGCAAAACAAGAAGGTATCTCTCAAACAGAACTAGACCATATATCTGGTTCAGGAAAAGATGGGCGAGTAACCAAAAATGATATCCTATCATATATAGAAAATAGAAGTTCACAACCAGCGACTAAAACAGAGGCGGTAAAAGAAACTCCAAAGACTGTAACTGCTCAAGACAAAAAACCTGAGGTTAAAAAAGAAAAGGCTGCTGTTGTGGCTAGTGGTGAAGATGAAATTATAGAAATGACAAGAATGGGCAAATTAATTGCTCATCACATGGTAGAATCTGTACAAACTGCTGCTCACGTACAAAGTTTTATAGAAGCAGATGTTACTAAAATTTGGAACTGGAGAAAGAAAGTAAAAGACGGATTCTTTAAGAGAGAAGGAGAGAACTTAACATTTACACCAATATTTATGGAAGCTGTCGCAAAAGCATTGCGAGATTTCCCGATGATGAATATTTCATTGCAAGGCGATACTGTTGTCAAGAAAAAACATATCAATTTAGGAATGGCTGCAGCGTTGCCAGATGGTAATTTGATTGTACCGGTAATTAAAGATGCAGATCAACTAAATTTAGTTGGGATGACCAAAAAAGTAAATGATTTGGCTGGTCGTGCCAGAGACAATAAACTAAAACCAGATGATATTTCTGGTGGAACCTATACCGTTACAAATGTGGGCACCTTCGGAAGTATCATGGGAACGCCAATTATAAATCAACCGCAAGTTGGAATTTTAGCATTGGGTGCCATTAGAAAAGTACCTGCAGTTGTTGAAACTCCAGAAGGTGATTTTATTGGGATTAGATATAGAATGTTCTTATCGCACTCTTACGATCATCGTGTGGTCAATGGAGCACTTGGTGGGCAATTTGTAAAAGCTGTAAAAGATTATTTAGAGGCTTGGGATTCTAATAGAGAGATTTAA
- the htpG gene encoding molecular chaperone HtpG, giving the protein MTKGNINVSVENIFPLIKKFLYSDHEIFLRELISNATDATLKLKHLTSIGESKSEYGNPIIEVKIDKEGKKLHIIDQGLGMTAEEVEKYINQVAFSGAEEFLDKYKDSAKDSGIIGHFGLGFYSAFMVAEKVEILTKSHTGAPAAHWVCDGSPEFTLEEANKETRGTEIILHIAEDSTEFLEEARIRELLLKYNKFMPIPIKFGTKEINDPEFTPKTTKDKDGKETTEPHKQITVDNIINNPDPAWTKQPTELEDEDYKSFYRELYPMQFEEPLFNIHLNVDYPFNLTGILYFPKMTNDINIQKDKIQLYQNQVYVTDNVEGIVPEFLTMLRGVIDSPDIPLNVSRSYLQADGAVKKISSYITRKVADKLKSLFNSNREDFEKKWDDIKIVIEYGMLSEEKFFEKADAFALYPTVDGEYYTYDELFNKIKAKQTDKDDKLVILYASNKDAQHSYIQSAKAKGYEVLLLDSPIVSHLIQKLETTKENISFARVDGDHIDNLIKKEDTSISKLSEEEKTALDTLLKEVIPQEKFSVQLESMDSDASPFIITQPEFMRRMKEMQQTGGGGMNMFGNMPEMYNLIVNTNSELVGEILSTKTKKKQERLISQSLDLARLSQGLLKGEELTNFIKRSYEMIK; this is encoded by the coding sequence ATGACAAAAGGAAACATTAATGTATCGGTAGAGAATATTTTTCCGCTCATTAAAAAATTCTTGTACAGTGACCACGAAATATTTTTACGTGAGCTCATTAGTAATGCAACCGATGCGACACTTAAGTTAAAACATTTAACAAGTATTGGCGAATCTAAAAGTGAATATGGCAATCCTATCATCGAGGTTAAAATTGATAAGGAAGGTAAAAAACTCCATATTATTGACCAAGGTTTAGGTATGACTGCGGAAGAAGTTGAGAAATACATCAACCAAGTTGCTTTTTCTGGAGCTGAGGAGTTCTTGGATAAATATAAGGATTCGGCAAAAGATTCTGGAATTATCGGTCATTTTGGTCTTGGGTTTTATTCTGCGTTTATGGTTGCAGAGAAAGTTGAGATCCTTACAAAATCACACACTGGTGCACCAGCTGCACATTGGGTATGTGATGGGTCACCTGAGTTTACGTTAGAGGAAGCAAATAAAGAAACCAGAGGTACAGAAATCATTCTTCATATTGCTGAAGATTCTACCGAGTTTTTAGAGGAAGCTCGCATTAGAGAGTTGTTATTGAAATATAACAAGTTTATGCCTATTCCAATTAAATTTGGAACCAAGGAAATAAACGATCCAGAATTTACTCCAAAAACAACCAAGGATAAAGATGGCAAAGAAACTACTGAGCCACACAAACAAATCACAGTAGATAATATTATCAATAATCCTGATCCTGCTTGGACTAAACAGCCAACAGAATTAGAGGATGAAGATTATAAGAGTTTTTATAGAGAACTGTATCCAATGCAGTTTGAAGAGCCATTATTTAACATTCACTTAAATGTAGATTATCCTTTTAATCTTACCGGAATTCTTTACTTCCCGAAGATGACCAACGATATCAACATACAAAAGGATAAAATTCAATTATACCAGAATCAAGTATATGTAACCGATAATGTTGAAGGTATTGTACCAGAATTCTTAACCATGTTAAGAGGTGTGATTGATTCTCCAGACATTCCGTTGAATGTATCCCGTTCGTACTTGCAGGCTGATGGTGCTGTGAAGAAAATCTCTTCTTACATCACACGTAAGGTAGCAGACAAATTAAAATCACTTTTTAATTCTAATCGTGAGGATTTCGAAAAGAAATGGGACGATATCAAAATTGTGATAGAGTACGGAATGCTTTCCGAAGAAAAATTCTTTGAAAAGGCAGATGCATTTGCATTGTACCCAACAGTTGATGGAGAGTATTATACTTATGACGAGCTGTTCAATAAAATTAAAGCGAAGCAAACCGATAAGGATGACAAGCTTGTGATTTTATATGCGTCTAACAAAGATGCTCAACATTCTTACATACAGTCTGCTAAGGCCAAAGGTTACGAGGTGTTATTATTGGATTCTCCAATAGTTTCGCATTTGATACAAAAATTAGAAACGACTAAAGAAAACATTTCTTTCGCTCGTGTAGATGGTGATCATATTGATAATTTAATCAAAAAAGAAGATACATCTATCTCTAAACTTAGTGAAGAGGAAAAAACAGCTTTAGATACGTTGTTGAAAGAGGTGATTCCGCAGGAAAAATTCTCGGTACAATTAGAGTCTATGGATAGTGATGCGTCACCATTTATTATTACACAACCAGAGTTTATGCGTCGTATGAAAGAGATGCAGCAAACCGGTGGTGGCGGAATGAACATGTTTGGCAACATGCCAGAAATGTACAATCTTATTGTAAACACAAACTCTGAGCTGGTTGGTGAGATCCTTAGTACAAAAACCAAGAAAAAACAAGAGCGTTTGATTAGTCAAAGTCTAGACTTGGCGCGATTGTCTCAAGGTCTTTTAAAAGGTGAAGAACTCACTAATTTTATCAAACGAAGTTATGAGATGATCAAGTAG
- a CDS encoding CoA-binding protein — translation MNKKTLVIGASLKTQRYSNIAIKRLLSYNHDVLAFGLREGEVNGVSIDTNLMPYKDVHTVTLYLNPQRQKEYYDYIIGLKPQRIIFNPGTENSEFQNKLKQENIFFEEACTLVMLSTNQY, via the coding sequence ATGAATAAGAAAACTTTAGTTATTGGAGCATCTTTAAAAACGCAGCGATATTCAAATATCGCAATTAAGAGACTTTTAAGTTATAACCACGACGTTCTAGCTTTTGGATTGCGTGAAGGTGAGGTCAACGGTGTGAGCATAGACACAAATCTAATGCCTTATAAGGATGTCCATACGGTGACATTATATCTTAATCCACAACGTCAAAAGGAATATTATGATTATATAATCGGTTTAAAACCGCAGCGAATCATATTTAACCCTGGGACTGAAAACAGCGAATTTCAGAATAAATTAAAACAAGAGAATATCTTTTTTGAAGAGGCTTGCACGTTAGTCATGTTGTCGACGAATCAATATTAA